Proteins co-encoded in one Arachis stenosperma cultivar V10309 chromosome 7, arast.V10309.gnm1.PFL2, whole genome shotgun sequence genomic window:
- the LOC130939722 gene encoding uncharacterized protein LOC130939722, translating to MVIQGFRQENNESLHDACGRYRIMLRKCPTEIFSEWVQLDIFYYELTDVARMSLDHSVGGSIYMRKIIEEAYKLIEIVATNQHLYSVGETSMKGEGNAIWLMQCSCHHSDVHALHFTDIVEKFLEIFMDDFSVIGDSFDSCLDHLVLVLKHCQETNMVKLITAPIISAPNWDLPFELICNASDYAIGAVLGQRHDKLLHVIYYASRALNDAQKNYTTTEKELLTVVDAIDKFRSYLVGSKVIVYNEHAALKYLLTKQDSKPRLIRWDESYLFKRCSDEIIHRCVSKEEAQRILWHCHGLEYGGLFGGERTATKVLQSGFYWPTIFKDAREFVCNCDSCQRASNLPHHHDIPQQGVLEVELIDVWGIDFMGPFPSSFFNAYILVAVDYVSKWVEAVASPTNDARVVMKFLQKQIFSRFGAPRILISDGGTHFCNRQLDSLLHRYGVHHRVATPYHPQTNGQAEVSNRELKRILERTVSTFVERIMSIQNFSK from the exons ATGGTCATTCAAGGCTTCAGACAAGAGAATAATGAATCTCTTCACGATGCTTGTGGTAGGTACAGAATAATGTTACGAAAATGCCCcactgaaatattttcagagtgggtgcaattagacatcttctactatgaaCTCACAGACGTGGCTAGGATGTCCCTAGACCACTCTGTTGGTGGTTCTATATACATGAGGAAAATAATCGAAGAGGCTTACAAACTCATTGAGATAGTTGCAACCAACCAGCATCTATACTCTGTTGGTGAGACTTCTATGAAAGGAGAG GGGAATGCcatttggcttatgcaatgctCCTGCCATCATTCAGatgtgcatgctctccattttaCTGATATAGTGGAGAAGTTTCTTGAAAtattcatggatgacttctctgtcaTTGGAGATTCATTTGATTCCTGCCTTGACCATCTAGTTCTAGTTCTGAAACATTGCCAAGAAACAAACAtg GTCAAGCTTATCACGGCACCCATTATTTCTGCACCCAACTGGGACTTGCCATTCGAACTGATATGCAATGCCAGTGACTATGCAATTGGCGCAGTCCTGGGGCAGAGACATGATAAGCTTctacatgtcatttattatgctagtcgtgctttaaatgatgcacaaaaGAACTATACTACCACAGAAAAGGAACTACTTACAGTGGTtgatgccattgacaagttcagatcctatttagtaggatctaaGGTTATTGTATACAATGAAcatgctgctctcaagtatCTTCTCACCAAGCAAGATTCTAAGCCAAGGCTGATAAGATGG GATGAATCATACCTCTTCAAAAGATGCTCAGACGAGATAATTCACCGATGTGTGTctaaagaggaagcacaaaggatcctatggcattgccatggcttAGAATATGGAGGACtctttggaggtgagcgaacagccaccaAGGTCCTCCAGAGTGGCTTTTACTGGCCAACAATCTTTAAGGACGCCCGAGAGTTTGTctgtaactgtgacagttgtcAAAGGGCTAGCAATCTTCCTCACCATCATGACATACCTCAGCAAGGGGTCCTGGAGGTTGAGCTGATTGATGTGTGGGGAATAGATTTTATGGGACCTTTTCCATCCTCATTTTTTAACGCATATATTCTTGTGGCAGTAGATTACGTGTCTAAATGGGTTGAGGCAGTCGCTTCACCCACCAATGATGCAAGAGTAGTGATGAAGTTCCTCCAGAAGCAGATCTTCAGTAGGTTCGGCGCCCCAAGGatactgatcagtgatggaggcactcactTCTGCAATAGACAACTTGACTCTCTTCTGCACCGTTACGGCGTCCACCATAGAGTGGCAACACCATATCATCCGCAAACAAATGGACAAGCTGAGGTCTCAAACAGAGAGCTAAAGAGAATCTTGGAAAGAACTGTAAGCACCTTTGTAGAGAGGATTATGTCAATTCAGAATTTCTCAAAATAA